The DNA region CGCAAGCTGGAAAGGCGCAGCCAAGCTGCCCCGCCGGAGTCTGCATCGGCACGCCGAGTACCCACCTAATGGCTTTactccttatcccccccccccaaagatttTCGGCCCGAATCTGCACTTCGGATGATGCtatccccaacccccccagcaGGATGTAGACGACAAACAGCACTGGGAGGCACCATGTGGAACATCTGCATCCTGGCCGGTAACCCGGTGGGCCCAAGTACGTGCGGTCCGATGACTCCACTTTTGCACAAGCTGACTCGTTCCCCCAGCCGAGGTGTTTGTCCTCCGGTGGGAGGGACGCAGGTCTCCGATCCGCGTGCTTTTAATGTAGCCCGATGGGAGCTGCGTGCGCGGTGCTGCGCTGCGCGGTCACACGGCGTAGCGGGCTGGGGAAGCGGTGTGCCGTCCAACTCCCCATCTAACTCCGCTCAACTCGCGGGACAGGCCGCCGGCATCGCTCTACCCAAAAAACATGCACACAATCGGCTTTAAGTGGGCTAACCAGCGGctaaaatatgtatataaatacGTCTCCGCGAAGTAGCTGCGGACCGCTCGGGCGCCCGTGAATATGCGCAAAGCGGGACCTTCGTTGCGCAGCTACAGAGGCCGGTTTTGTGTTAACTTCACCCCGGCTAGCCAAATGGGAATCTTATTCCGACCTTTTCTTTTCTGGAAACCTACGGCAAAACAGTTTACCGTTCTCATGGCACGATTTGCATCGCCCCATTATCCCCTGAAATCTCCTTTACACGGTTATATTGTCAGTCCCCAAAACGCCCCTATTTTGGACCACAAAGGGCCAGATTAACTTGATCAAAGGAAAAGCCAAGTACAAAACGCACCTTTCAAAGCGTAAAAAGAGGCCCCTTTTACAGATTGCTGCatggcagggagtgtggcgcaAAAGCGGGCTGAGCCGAAGAAAAGACATACAAAGAGCATGTCCACATACCCAGAAATGCGAGCCCGGCCAGCGGCGGCTTCTCGTCAAATGCCGTTAATCGATCCGTCTTATAAACTTACGGCCCGCGTTATTCCCCCAACTACCCCAGTAACGGCGAAATTTCAAGTGTAAAAATGTTGCGCTTTGCGACTCCGTGGCACCTTTTCCAAGACGGAGCTTGGCGCACAGCTCCGGTGACCCTTCCGGCTTTTGCGCGTCTTTCCACGGGCTGCGATTTCGCACAAAGTCGCGTATAAACGCCGGGCGACGGCCGAAACGTGCGCCGGCTCCCACCCCCGACAAGCGAAGCATCTAATCCGGAGGCCGGCGGGCGATTTTTAGCTTCGGAAAACGGCGTGTTTCCCCTCCTTGTGGAGGCAGAGTACAAGACAGCGATGACGCcattttctgcaaaaaaaaaaacaaccacgcTCGGGAAAGCAAGGCAGAGGAATCGGGTCGCCCTTTCAACGCGACTCGGGCCCCGCGCCTTCACTCCCGGCAAAGCCGCTCGCCGAGTCCTTACCTGCGCGGGCCGCTCAATCGGGAGCCTAAAATTGTGATCGGCGGTGCGGAGTCAGCGTCCCGACGGTGCGGATGGCTTCTTACGCCTGCGAGCGCCGGTCCGCGGTCCGCGCCGGCAGCTGCCTTTGTGCACGGAGagggagaccttccagctgAAGAGCGGCCGCTGCGCAAAGGTGCGGCGCCTCTTTCAGCTCCGCAGCAGCCTGAATGCCAGCGTCTTCCCCACTCGGAGGGGGTGCACCAGCATCAGATTAACTCCCCCCAGTAAAGGCGGGCAGCTCCGGTCAATTTGGACCCTGTTTATTCCGTCTCCGAGCTAAAACGCACGCCTGCTCACTCCAAATGGCGACACTCCGGCGTAATATGCAAAattaaacaaactgaaatgtgTCACTCTCGTTTTGGTTTGTTCTCACTCAGTCACTTATCTTATCTCATCttaaatatactttaaataTATTACTTGTGTATTAATGCACGTCGGCTCGCTAAATTAATCCAGTTAGATTTTGTGCAGAACTGCGCACTTTATAAGCCGTTACGCTTTTAGTAAGTCAGTTTgcgcaaaaaaataataatttagctCAATTGTATTTAAAAGTTTCGAAAGTTTTTACATAATAAATACGCCTGAATAAAATGAATTAAGTTTTGACTAATTCGTCCTATATTCAGTTTTTATAATTTCCCTTATTTCCTTAAACATAAATTTAACTCCAAATTTCTAAACATTATTGGGTATTTTCGTACTGTGGTTAATTGTTGAGAAACGCAACTttttaataacatttaaaaatgtttcttttaaatttttattttaaaaatacataatttCAAAACAGATTTGCTTGCACGCCGGATTTCTGTTATTCGTGATATTTATCTTATAACTTTGGCATAAATGACCCTTATTAATTTCCTAGCTGCACAACATGAAGGCCTGTCTGGGTGAGCTGTAATCGAAGATGTACAGCTGGATGTTTGGGTGTAtgcgtggatggatggatcttgttCAGTCACACAAACCAGTCCGTGAATTTTCTTGGCAACTGGCTGGTTTAACACATACTTGCACAAACCCGAGTGTTAAAATGTGGGTTTATGTGTATAGCTTTGCACTCGTTAAATTCTTTtctatatcattaattatatTTATGTCCTTAATTCTGTGATTTGACTCCAAATTCAACCTCACTATGCATGATTCTGCGCCGGAGAGTGGCGACGTGTTATTGTATGGGATGGTTTGTGTTTGATCTTGTTGCTGGTTTGGTGCAGTGGGAATTTACGTTGGACTTGCATCTTTTAAGATAGCCTCGCATGTGCTGTTTTACTAGTGTTACCCTGAAAATTCAAGTCAAGATTGGTGTAACCATTCTTTTCATCTTTTGGGCGCAGAGAATTAAAGATTAGTATAGACAAAAAGTGAAATAGCTTGAGTGCTAATTTAAATGTTCACGAGAATGTTCATGAGAACAGTTCCGTGTCCGTGGTTCGCCAGACAGCGTCATTTAGAGAATTTAAATTAAAGTGACGATTTTTACAGGAAATAAATTACCCACATTGTAATACAAACCCAAACGACATTTTTTGACATAAACTTTTTCCACTTTCTTTTGTCATATATAACACGATCAGAAACAGATTTCAATTCCCCactgacatatttatttttttgggatGCACTTACATTAACATAAAGCATGATCTATAATCAAAAAGCACGTTATTGATTCTACGTgacaatactttttttttgcaaaaaaagcaacaaaaagtaacttttaaaataCCGTTTCCTAGTAGAGATAATGGTCATAGTCATATCGAGGAGAAAAAAACCTGGTAGTAGCGACTCCAGTTGGTGAATCAAGTTCAAAAAGCAAAGTGGATGTGAAGGTACGCGGCCAAAAAACTCTACTGTTCAGCTACTGGAATATTGCCATATCCATTTACTTCTGTACACGGTTTTGTTGCCACATCTTCAACACTATTATCCCCTTTCCCTTCTGCCTGCGTTCAATTGTACGTATAATTGGTGGTATTTTCTGTGTTTCGATTACTTAGCAATTCGTTTATTTGTTAGTTAACTAGAAGTGGGCGAAAGTACTAGAATGATCGGACGGCTTGTGCATAAAACAAGAGCCCCAACTCAATTAATCTTAGGGACTCACAAGGGACGCACGAAGGACTACCCGGGAAAAGTTAATGGTCGGGCGCATATTGCAGAGAAACGCGGCGCTGCACTCCGGCGTCGCCATGTTGTTCTTTCACAGGTACTGTTTAATGTGGTTGCCATGGCAGCGCAATCTCCGGCTAACGCGCGAAATTCAGTGTCTGAATGCTGCGCTGCGAGGGCGATGCAACAGGCGATAGTCTCACCGCAGACATTTTGCGGAGTGCAAACACTTCACAATGTGTATATGGAAATTCCACGAATTTTGAACGAGATCCTCTTAGTCGACACGACGATCTttgctttaattaaaaaatagtaTTTTGTCACACGTGATATTCGGCATTTGCCTAAACGCAATCCGTTCTGATAAACGCGATTACgcctttatttccattgcataaATCGTTTTGATTCTTCAGGGTGATCTGATTTGCTGTTTTAATCACACCGCTATAAATTGTAATAATTTGTGGTAGTATTCGCCTACTCTTTTTTCCCAAGAAGCAATGTGTGCCTCTTTGCACTACATGCTTTATAAATTCAGagggatttttcttcaaaaaataTGCGTTTAATAGTACTTGCGGAATTCTGTTCTGGAGAGTTCTAATCCCTTTCCTTCTGCCCTTCCCCCCAGGAAAACATAACAAAAGGTACCCACCGCTACTGTGTAGACAATTAACTAAAGGGTCAGCATTAATACATTATCATAATAAGAGAGAACTGCTGTTGAAATGGATCCCTTTCTGAATTCACTGACATGTTGAAGATGTTGTCACACACAGAAGGACATTCttgttgtttttggtaaaagagCATTCAGAATTGATTAATGTCATGGACTACGTTTAGATCGCAACTTTTTATGTTACATAAATTTTTTTCTCTGTGTATTTAAATCAGTACCCTATACATAATCTCTCTCCCTGTATAGAACTTTCTCCCACCGTTCAATGAAAAGGCAATTTTAACACTTTGCTTTTAAGATTTTGTCGGGTATCAAAAGACGGTATTTTTCGCATGCTTGGCATGGGTCTTAATTCAACACaattaaaaattataatataGACTATAGAACTCACAAAGGATGAGTTTATGTAAAATAAACACCTTAATTAAGAATAACCCCAGTCAGTGAGATAGTCTGTAGGCTTATTGTCAACAACTTTTGTAGTAAGGTTAAAGTCTCTTGATATTCAAATGTAAAACACAGTGACTTGATCTAAGATAAAAAGGTGGTCTTATATGTTTTGACATAAAGGGTCGGTCTGTCTGAGTACCAGTTAAGTATGTCTGATGCGCCAACAGGAGGTATGTAAGGAGAGTAACCCAGACGGCCTCTCCTTCCTTCACCGTTTGCCTGCATTCACGGGCTGTGGTGGTCCACCTCCCTGTGACATTATGGGGCGTTTAAGGTCATTACCTGCAGCGTGACCAGCCACTAAGCAGCCCTGCCCAGCGCAGCTTCCCTTTTAGACACGGTCGTACCGGCGGAAACCTAAACGTGGCCCGAGAGCGGACAGCGTCAGGCTGAGTGAACCGCCTCCCGATGCGCATCGGGGGAGCTGCAGGAACTGTCCTCCTTCATGGAGCCTGCAAGGTGCTAGTATTAGTCTATGTGGGACAGTAGTacacaatttttatttttctatcgGGATATTGTTTTGAGTTAGATGGTAAACATATTTAATGTTTTCAATATTGAAGTCAGAGAGCGCAGAGGGGAAGCCGAGCTGCTGATTAATGAGTATTTAATGAGTACATAGCAATCCGTGCTGCTTTACGGCCACATTGCGCTCCGCTTCTCCCATCTCACGGCGCTTGCCGATCGCACCTCGGATTCGCTTCTCTTACAAACTGCAGGCAAGTGAACGTCGTCTGTGTCGGGATTTACCAGGTTTCATTGCTAAAATACGGGTTCAATGAGATTAATATTTCGTCCTTTCTCCTGCCAGCTTGTGTGCACAGGTGTGTATCATGGTAATAAGTAACTCATATTTCTTAGTCCCGGCTGTTTTCCAAATAAACTCACATAGGAATTACAAAGAGGAGACGTTTTTCCAttagtaaaagaaaaaaaacatacatgccGATTTTATTACGTGGATCTGCCAACATTGATGGAAGAGTCtggactttattattattttttttacaaacataTAAATACTCTTTACTTACAATTTCAGATACTAAACAAATAAAAGGATAACTCCtcgcagcctccagacacaggcGAGCAGAGTGGCTATCCACAATCGGCAGcctctgtgtcattaaacatgTTTACTCATCGTCCTAGAGTCCAACATGGCTACGTGTCCTCCGTTAGACCCTCACAACCCGGACCGACCTGACATCCTgtattctctctctcacactcactctctctctctctctcacacacacacacacacacacacacacacacacacctgactgTTCAGAGGAACAATATCTAGTGTAATCATTACAACCATACGGGAAATTTGATTTTTGTAGTTCTCCAACATCCCCTTGAAAAACCTACAAACTGTATACAAGAGAACAGTTGGCGGATACATATGCATATCTGTTACAGGtctgatgtcatttcctgtgaAATTCAATGGTAATATTTAAAAGTgcaaaaatataaatttttttacACTAAAGTATCAGCCATAGAATTCtatataaacacacagtctACAAATGTAGCTCTATTTACAatgggtaaaaaaaataaaataaggcaTTCTACACACACGTTAATGTGGCTGTTTTACGGCTGGCTGAACGACTGCTTGTCTACAGCCGCCCACAAACCATGACGGCCTGCTAGGGGGCTTAAATCTATTAAATAAGTCACAGGTGCTAGTTCAGGGTGCAAATATGGGACCTCTGGGTTCAGGACCTTAGCACTGAGGATGCGAAAGGCAGGAGTTCCTATGCTGGCATCGTATTTACCTGAATAAATGTGGGCAAGGGGGCCCTGTGTTAGGCTGCAACATCTCAAAGAAACCAGCAATCCCTGCCCAGGAGCACACATACTAAAAACAGCTACTCACAGTCAGAGCTATAAGAGCCATTAATGCTACAGAAGGGATGAATAATTACCAGTGGTGTTTTACATCTTCTCTGGTAGCACGTAGGCACAAAGGATCCTGCTGCCTGGAACCAGCATGTACCAGGACACAAGCTGCCATCCACATAACCCACTGAAGAGATGCAGGCTTAGAGGAAATCTCCCTGCTAATATGAAATGTTAAATCTCTCAGCGATTTCCTACATGTCCAGTGCATAAACAAATTTCTAGTTTtgtattctgggggggggggcgcaaatTACATCATCAAGACTTTCTCTTAACATTTGTACTCGTCTGATCCCACTTTTAACACCTGCTACATATTCATGTTGTACAATAAATGCATGGGATCATGCTGTCATGCTGTCTGGTCTGCAGTATCAGAGGTGAAAGTACATCAACTGATGGCAATTAAGTGAAAcctcagagttttttttttcccactacCAGTAGGCAAAAATGTCCCAAAAACAAGATCTGGTGTATCACAGTGAACATGTGAACAAAGTGTGAGATGATCAAATGAGAGTGGGATCAGTTTTAAGAGACACAAAGTCAGCTGGCTTCCCTCCTTATCACAGCATTTTATAGGCTAATTAGGTGTGCAAAAGCTGGGGCAAAATATACTATGATCACTGTGCTTTACTCCCATGTCTGCTCCCTAATTCATTCAGCTCTACGCTGCCACAGAAAAGCCAAATGTATTTCAAACATCATGAAAAACATCACCACGCTTCTACATTATCAATGATATACATATAGTGTGAGAAATATCATCTCCTCAGAAAGCGCACTTAAGATTCTTGTTTTTGCACAGGAATCCCTGAAAATCGAATTTATTTAAAAGCCCAAACGCACAAATGAGCTGCGAGCTTGCGCTAGCTACACATTAGCCTTAGATCTACTACATGCCTGTGGCTGCCCCAGGTCTTCTGGCATGCTGTGCTGAACGGTGACTTTCATATGAAGTCTGCTTGTGATGACACAACGGAAGATCCGCCCGCAAAAGCCATGCATCTCCCTGTCCACCTCCCTGTTAGAAATATGACGTGGAAAAAAATATCAAACGTATAAAATATTGTAAATGAGGGGCGGAGAAGGCGAGTCCctgtcagaatgcatcagtacGATAGGATGAGGGCGGCACGGGGCAGAAGGGAGGGAATGCTAAAGAGGGCGTTTGCATGTGACTGAACacctgcatttgtgtgtgtgtgtgtgtgtgtgtgtgtgtgtgtatgagtgcaCCCACTTGTGATACTTGGGGTTTAGGAAACATCAACATTTAGCAAACAATACACATTTTCCCTAAGTAATTAATACTAGATTTCCacatataatataaataagTGCTGAACAAGATCCTGACGCAGGATACAAAGTGCATAAAAGCAAAGGTCTCCCAGGGTTTTTGGAGCAAGAGGCCCAGCAAAAAAGTGAGCAGTGACAGGTAGCCTTGGCTGAGCTCCTAAACCAGCCACACTCTGCTCTGGCTTCGACGACGTCGTTCCCTGTGCTCAGCAGGCCCTGGGATATCCTGAGAAGGGggattttcctgcacgcgtaaCTCGGGGACCCCACCTTTTAAATGAAAAGGAccaaaggaggaaagaaaaaaaactaagaAAGAGGCGAGAGGACATTCCCCTGAAGATTCAGGGTGACATGGCAGGGAGGATGCACAACCCCACAGGAAGGGGGCGCTCTTTCCATTGGCCTCACTGCTGACCCAATGCAAAGTAGGAGTGCTGTGCCCTTTCCGACACAAAACGACAGAGTTTCATAATATTTACTAGACCAGGGTGGCAGAAATCCCCTAAATGCTTTTAGCtctgaaaaaataataaatacaaaaataattagGATTTTTACACATTTTTCGACGACAGGGACTCAGTAATAATACTTTCAACTTTACAAAGGAAATACAAATATAATTCCTCTTTCCATCTGTAGCACTTTTCTGGTCAGTTAGAAAGTTATTACAACAAATAATAAATTACCATACAAAACGTCCACTATAAAATATTACACTTACGTGGTGAGCCTAAACTTTGAATGCTTTGCAATAATTAATACAAACCTCCTCAAAAACCTGACTTTGTCctatattaaaagaaaaaaacacgtcAGCTAAATAGATTCCCTTGGTTCAAAGCACCTGGTCTGTTGCTTCACAGACGGTTCCAGACCAGGATTAAGTGCACTTTTAATACTGATCTGCCGGGGAGCCACTTCAGTCCGGAGCGAGCCTGCATTTGCCTAAAAGCCCAGCACTGAGGCCACGTCCTGGGACTCAGCCGAAATCCCCAAATTCAGATTTAGttttgttaattaaaaaaaGGAGCGTCTGACTAataaatatcacacattcaaacAATACCTGCTAAAAAATGAAGCAGGATGACACAGTTTCCCTCCAAACACAGCAAAGTGTTCAGCTGCAAAGATGAGAGGCAGCGATCTGCCGAGTGCACAGCAGCCTGAAGACGAGCCGAGCCGGAGGAGGGATGCGGGCACGTCGCCGATGCCGACAGCAGCTCCACACGCCAGGCCTCAGTGATGCACTTTAGGTTGGGACTGCAAGGACACCCACAGACAGGAGATAAGAAGGGACTCCATCCCCTGCCTGCTCGTTCACAGCAGGCGGCTCACAGGTTTGACTAATTAAACCACGTGTCACCCTAACCCTCATCAGTCCTAATATCGAAATACAGCTATTTCATCACATTATGCGGAAACTTTAAACTCATTTTGATTACAGTTTCACCACCACATGAAACCAAATTCCTGCCACCATCAGTGGTGTCTCTGCTGGTCTCAGGACCGAATGCAGTTTCTGCAAGAAGGCCAGCACCCACTTTTAATTATTACAGTTTAGCAGTTGAGGTGATATACTGACACTAAAACATGTGAGCATTTTTAATTAAGCACCTTTATCATGGGTACCCTTCACAACACTGCTACTTCAGTCCCTCCCAGACACTTTACAAGCAGCACTCTTACCTGCCAGAAGGGGGCGCTGTGGGGAGCCTCTGACACAGGGGCCAGGAGGCTGACTGTGCTTCTCCTGTCATCGCCACTCAGACCTGCCACCTTGGCCGCCTTGCTGGCCTTCCCATAGGTGCTGGGCATCTTGTGCTTCCGCCCGTGGGGGCGCGATAAAGCAAGGAGGCCGTGCTCCTGCACGAGGGGGAGGGACATCTTCGCATCAGCGCCCGCCGGCTTGGCAGTCTCGCTGTGTCGGGTGTGTCCCAGAGGCTCTGCTTTGGCACAGAAAGGGGGCACCCCATTGGTGGGAGCTGAGTGCGCGCCGAAGGAGGAGCCTGCAGTGAAGCAAGGCCTCGCGAGGGAAGACAGCGACGCCTGCCAGGGAGGAGTCACGGCCTGggggggcctgcccctcctgcctCCTGGGATGCCCCCGGCTGCCGCTGACCGCTGGCTCCCACTTCCTTTGGCTCTGACCTTCTTGCCCTGGGTCGACATGGGGGCCTGGCCAGGGCTGGGAGGCACAAATGAGTCAACCTCCTCAGGCGAGGGTCTGCAGACACGGTCGCCACGCGGGAACACGGCCAGGCAGGTCGCCATGGAGACATCGCTCGACGGAGCGGCGATGGCGGGGGCGCTCACGGAGTACGACGACGACAGGGAGGGGGACAGGCAGGCCGAGCCCGGTGCACCCAGGGGCTGGAGGCTGGGCAGCCCCCCATGGAAGGACCTGGGTCCCTCAGCTGCCAGGGGGACCTTCCTGCAGCACAGGGCGGATGGCATCACTTACACCAGGGGTGCTTACAGGTCAAACCACTGACAATAAAGACATTCAGGAAGATTAAAAGGCTCGATGGATTGGACTAGTGATCCAGAGAGCCAGGTGTAGAGGTAAGGCGGGGGACAGACACTGGCATGATGCTCACCTCCACATCTGCGAGCTCATGTGCGTGTCCACTATGTGCTGCAGGGCCCGTCTTAGGCGATACAGCCTGCGGTTAAAAACGTAGATTCCACGGCCCATCAGCCGGCTGCCGAAGGAGCAGTACtgagggacagggagagagaggaagagagacagGCGGCGTAACGCATCAGTAAGACACAGCCCCGTACGGGAAAGGCCTCCCAGATGACAGCACATACCCCCAGGGGCAAAGGGTGGCGGGCGAAGCCAGAACAGTCCGCCATGTCGCAGTCCTCTGGAGCGCCGCCCTCGTCACTAGATATTCGGCTTCCGTCATCCCCCCCCAGGCAGGGGTGTGCGGACCCGACAGCGAGTGTGACACTGGTGCCGTTATTCACGCTGAACCAGGAGACACAAAATACAGACGGGGAGAAAGAGAACAAAGCTGACATTTAGAGGTGGACGTCCTGCTCACAGCACCAAATACATGCTGGCAGACTTTAAGCACCTTAATTGTTTTTCCGTCAGTCCTTTAGGTCAGGAGAGGCCAGTCTTATCCTGACAGCGacgctgtgtgtgtgcaggttctcTCCGCAAATCCctgattagattactaattagaggactgattggctgaagagtcctcacacctgggtttgaacagctgacccgaaggtcatcccaaaagcctgcatacacactggccctttgaggACAAGATTTGTCACTTCTGCTTCAAATGTAAAGTAAAAAAGGCAAAACTTTACTTAAAGTTTGCATGTATAATGCATCATAGATACCTtaacaatgcattataatgcattcataaagtataatCAACAcagctataactatttataaaaaaaaagcataacacatagcCATGTGTATTACGCATTATGACTGctcatgaagctctcatctataatgcattataaataccttcataatgcctgaaggtatctataatgcattatgattacTGCTttaaagtaaagtgttaccaaaaaaatATTCAGAAAGGCTATGGACTGCTACAGCGCCCTCTGGTGGCCAGAGAGGTCTCTTCGTGTAATTTCCCCAATGCTGTTGTTTCAGTTTAAACTAGATGAGTCGAAGTACACCGTATACAGAGCTGGATAAAAATGTCACCTGAGACAGAAGCGGGTCTTCAGTGCGGCTGTGCCCTTGCCATCATGACAGTTTGCTTGCACACCGTTCTGGCAGTCATGTGACAGGGCGGGCTGGGCCTTGGACGAGTCTCTCCAACCCGCCTGCTCCTTGCCACGGCCCGCCTCGCTCTCCTGAAGTCGCCCCCTGTGCTCCGCCAGAAGCGAGTCGAAAAGCTTCCTGCGGCCCAGCACAGCGCgtctgtgtgtcagtgagtgCGTCTGAGAAGTGGATGGTACACAGAAatcaatgagagagagagagagagagagagagagagagagagagagagagagagagacatgctTTACAACCAAGAAGTGGATCAACAGACTCACATCACAATATATTAAATCTCTCAGAATCACAGAGGGCACCCAATTAAAGTCAATTAAAGGTGCCTGTCTGCCTGAATCACAGATCAACCCCCGACGATACTTCATCAATACAATTAGGTGGCTCCTACTCCATGGGTGCCCGTGACGAACCTTGCAGGTCAGCGATCGCGTGCATGGCATTCTGCTCTCAGGGTCCAGGACTCCACAGTGCTTGTTGGGGTCAAAAACCCTTGCTGGGAGGAAGACAGAAGCCACAAAAGCATAAACAGGAAGGTCTGTGAAGTCACAGGCCACAGCATTTAGTTCATACAGAAAGCTGGGTCACTGAAAGGCACAAATGGCCTGTCTCCCCCCTCACAATTATACACAAGCGCATGCCGAAAGTCAGCTGCCAGGTGTAGACCTCCATGGACACAGTTAGCCTTGAGCATGTCCCAGGAACCACATGACGAAAGGCAGAGGAACAACCTGGATAGGATACCAGTtcatagcagggcacacgctcacacacagggCAATTTAGCCACACCAGTTAGCCTGCACATTGTTCTGCTGCAGGGAGAACCAGGAGAGAACCCAAACAAACATgggacagacatataaactccacacacaggggcAGGAATCGAAACACTATCATGTATGGTGTGAGGCTACAGGGCTGCCCCCTGCTTTGTGGGCTTTCCTACAGTGATGCCCTAGATACAGAAAGTGCTGTTACAAACACCAGGAGAGTGTTGGGTCGCCACCCTTTAGACAGCAAGCATGGGCAGTTGAATGTGGAGGGAGTACTATGAAGGCAACGGTTCTCTTACAGATATTAAGCATGACTGGATGAAGGGTCGTGGTAAAGGGGAAAGTCACCACAGGCGAGAGATTTGGAGGCGAATCGGGAGCAGAGCTGTGTGGGTTCCAGCGAGTGACGTCCAGAGAGAAGTTATCCCGCGGATTCCCGCTTTGCCAGCCCGGACAAGGATTGACTGCTCATGAATCCCAAACATGGGCTTTAAAAGTTTTCTTTCACTTTAACCATTTTGTGATATACAAAATTAAAACAATTATGAAATACTGAAAAAGCATTTCGTATTTTAAGCTACATACTTAACattattatgtatttatttcattGATTCAGACAACTGATTTTCTTAAATGCAAGCCTCACCTGACAGCCTGGCCCTCTTAGTGCCATTTTGATGCCTTCTGTCCAGTGATGAAGGTGGGGCACTGAGTCCCCTGTTCAGAGGAGAGGGAGGGGTACTGAGCTTCTGATCCAAAGGAGAAGGCGAAGCATTGGGCCGCCTGTCCAGTGGCGAGGGAGGGGCATTGAGGCGCCTGTCCAATGAGGAGGGAGAAGGGGTCGGCCGCCTGTCAATGGCAGAGGGGGAGACACTGGGCCGTCTGTCCAGCGTGGCGGGGGACGTGGTGGGATGCCGTTCGTACGAGCAGGCAGGGCCTGGAAGCCCTCGTCCATTGAGGACCTTCTCCAGAGGTTTCTGGGATGCTGGTGGCATTAGGGAAGATTTGACACCAAGAGGAATGGGGGCAGTCTTGGTCCT from Brienomyrus brachyistius isolate T26 chromosome 1, BBRACH_0.4, whole genome shotgun sequence includes:
- the LOC125741917 gene encoding ataxin-7-like protein 1 isoform X2 → MATLDGKLPSPDTFLYKPWSTYADAAKLYFCDGVRGDDTAGKELLLDGRGEAMKLSKDERRHGSSSSPRGLSIPKKPKGSLGPDPGGSPAAPARPYKASRDHPHSASHRTPHAMNPPKVSQGKPCLSVPVVSLEKMPTLGRTKTAPIPLGVKSSLMPPASQKPLEKVLNGRGLPGPACSYERHPTTSPATLDRRPSVSPSAIDRRPTPSPSSLDRRLNAPPSPLDRRPNASPSPLDQKLSTPPSPLNRGLSAPPSSLDRRHQNGTKRARLSARVFDPNKHCGVLDPESRMPCTRSLTCKTHSLTHRRAVLGRRKLFDSLLAEHRGRLQESEAGRGKEQAGWRDSSKAQPALSHDCQNGVQANCHDGKGTAALKTRFCLSVNNGTSVTLAVGSAHPCLGGDDGSRISSDEGGAPEDCDMADCSGFARHPLPLGYCSFGSRLMGRGIYVFNRRLYRLRRALQHIVDTHMSSQMWRKVPLAAEGPRSFHGGLPSLQPLGAPGSACLSPSLSSSYSVSAPAIAAPSSDVSMATCLAVFPRGDRVCRPSPEEVDSFVPPSPGQAPMSTQGKKVRAKGSGSQRSAAAGGIPGGRRGRPPQAVTPPWQASLSSLARPCFTAGSSFGAHSAPTNGVPPFCAKAEPLGHTRHSETAKPAGADAKMSLPLVQEHGLLALSRPHGRKHKMPSTYGKASKAAKVAGLSGDDRRSTVSLLAPVSEAPHSAPFWQSQPKVHH
- the LOC125741917 gene encoding ataxin-7-like protein 1 isoform X1, which encodes MATLDGKLPSPDTFLYKPWSTYADAAKLYFCDGVRGDDTAGKELLLDGRGEAMKLSKDDMRVFGQCPAQDDFCLVVCNICNQVVKPQGFHMHCERRHGSSSSPRGLSIPKKPKGSLGPDPGGSPAAPARPYKASRDHPHSASHRTPHAMNPPKVSQGKPCLSVPVVSLEKMPTLGRTKTAPIPLGVKSSLMPPASQKPLEKVLNGRGLPGPACSYERHPTTSPATLDRRPSVSPSAIDRRPTPSPSSLDRRLNAPPSPLDRRPNASPSPLDQKLSTPPSPLNRGLSAPPSSLDRRHQNGTKRARLSARVFDPNKHCGVLDPESRMPCTRSLTCKTHSLTHRRAVLGRRKLFDSLLAEHRGRLQESEAGRGKEQAGWRDSSKAQPALSHDCQNGVQANCHDGKGTAALKTRFCLSVNNGTSVTLAVGSAHPCLGGDDGSRISSDEGGAPEDCDMADCSGFARHPLPLGYCSFGSRLMGRGIYVFNRRLYRLRRALQHIVDTHMSSQMWRKVPLAAEGPRSFHGGLPSLQPLGAPGSACLSPSLSSSYSVSAPAIAAPSSDVSMATCLAVFPRGDRVCRPSPEEVDSFVPPSPGQAPMSTQGKKVRAKGSGSQRSAAAGGIPGGRRGRPPQAVTPPWQASLSSLARPCFTAGSSFGAHSAPTNGVPPFCAKAEPLGHTRHSETAKPAGADAKMSLPLVQEHGLLALSRPHGRKHKMPSTYGKASKAAKVAGLSGDDRRSTVSLLAPVSEAPHSAPFWQSQPKVHH